A stretch of DNA from Halioglobus japonicus:
GGCAGCCACTCGGCGCTCGTGGCCTGTAGCGCCGGGGATGGGGTGATCGCAGCATCGTGGCACACCAATGTGGGAGCACTTCCATCCAACACTTTGGCATCAGCCGGCGTGCGCAGCCTGGAATCCATCACCACGCGCAGTGGCTGGCGCTGTGCTGCGAGCGCCGCTTCCTGTGCAGGCAGGCCCAGTTCTTCGGCGCGAACTGTGAGTGAGCAATCATCATCCAGCACCGTGCCGACCCCGGTCAGGATGGCGCAGCTCATGGCCCGCAGACGCTGCACGTCCGTCCGGGCATCGGGGCCGGTAATCCACTGGCTTTCGCCAGAGGCCATGGCCGTGCGGCCATCGACCGACATCGCCAGCTTGGCCCGCACTCGCCCACGGCCATGACGCATGCGCGACACAAATCCGGGAATCACGCGTTCGGCTTCCGCTTCCAGCAAACCGCACTCGACGGCAATACCTGCAGCGCGCAACTTTTCAAAACCATTGCCACCCACTATCGGGTTCGGATCCTGCATGGCCGCCACCACCCGGGTGACGCCAGCCGCAGCTAGGGCATCGGCACAGGGCCCGGTTTTGCCCACGTGGGAGCAGGGCTCCAGGGTGACATACGCTGTGGCGCCCCGGGCATCGCCGGCGGCTTGCAGTGCCTGCACCTCGGCGTGGTTGCCGCCCGCGGGCTGGGTATAGCCTTCGCCGATAATCTCGCCGTCGCGCACCAGCACACAACCCACATGCGGGTTGGGCTTGGCACTGTATTGGCCGCGCCGCGCCAGGGTCAGCGCGCGGGCCATCATGCGGGTATCAAATTCAGTGCTCATGGCGAGGAGCGGAATCAGTTGGCGGGTTCGTGGCTGGGCTCTGACTGCAAATCGTCGATGGCGGCCTTGAATTCAGAGATATCCTCAAAGCTGCGATATAC
This window harbors:
- the ribD gene encoding bifunctional diaminohydroxyphosphoribosylaminopyrimidine deaminase/5-amino-6-(5-phosphoribosylamino)uracil reductase RibD, translated to MSTEFDTRMMARALTLARRGQYSAKPNPHVGCVLVRDGEIIGEGYTQPAGGNHAEVQALQAAGDARGATAYVTLEPCSHVGKTGPCADALAAAGVTRVVAAMQDPNPIVGGNGFEKLRAAGIAVECGLLEAEAERVIPGFVSRMRHGRGRVRAKLAMSVDGRTAMASGESQWITGPDARTDVQRLRAMSCAILTGVGTVLDDDCSLTVRAEELGLPAQEAALAAQRQPLRVVMDSRLRTPADAKVLDGSAPTLVCHDAAITPSPALQATSAEWLPLERGRQGLDLSTMLDQLSTRQCNEILVESGPHLAGAMLQAGLLDELIIYMAPTLMGSNAMPLLQLPLDRMAQKVPLLIEDIRAVGRDWRITAVPG